A stretch of the Glutamicibacter sp. JL.03c genome encodes the following:
- a CDS encoding FUSC family protein yields MHTTPPTAQGLVPRLRSRVDSLVSWRLLVVAHSPEIRPALRVGIGLGIPGTALLLTDRIDLLAYAVFGSVVGMYGRDPHRWQRFKNQLLGAGLMLCAGICGIALAPVGLRGWSLLAGGILCAVLSSMVADRHGLKPGGAFFPLFAFGALGTLPVGETLALDGLIAFVATALFSILLGQMARFGPAAEHGIQTQALPWPNILRRAGTYLVVIAAAGSIGIGLQVEHLQWTMAGAAVPLAAGNARGMIKRGTHRIMGTLAGIGVLLALQLMEPSEFFIGCCIIGLIFPTEAYMVRNYGLALSFFTPLILLMLQLANPRIGAQMVWDCAMGNLLGVLVGILIAGAIERTPRLQYSSGDVG; encoded by the coding sequence ATGCACACAACGCCCCCAACGGCTCAGGGCCTTGTGCCACGACTCAGGTCGAGGGTGGACTCGCTGGTCTCCTGGCGGCTGCTGGTGGTGGCCCATAGCCCGGAAATCCGTCCGGCCCTGCGCGTGGGCATCGGTCTGGGCATACCGGGTACGGCACTGCTGCTCACCGACCGCATCGACTTGCTGGCCTATGCCGTCTTTGGTTCTGTCGTCGGGATGTACGGTCGCGACCCGCACCGGTGGCAACGGTTCAAGAACCAGCTGCTCGGAGCGGGGTTGATGCTCTGCGCGGGAATCTGCGGAATTGCGCTCGCGCCGGTCGGATTGCGCGGGTGGTCCCTGCTGGCCGGTGGCATTCTTTGCGCGGTGCTCAGCTCGATGGTTGCCGACCGCCACGGCCTGAAACCCGGTGGCGCGTTCTTTCCACTTTTCGCCTTCGGGGCACTGGGCACGCTGCCGGTCGGCGAAACCCTGGCCCTCGACGGACTGATCGCCTTCGTCGCCACCGCTCTCTTCAGCATCCTGCTCGGGCAAATGGCACGCTTTGGACCCGCTGCCGAACACGGAATCCAAACACAGGCCTTGCCGTGGCCGAATATCCTGCGCAGAGCCGGCACCTATCTGGTCGTCATCGCCGCGGCCGGAAGCATTGGCATCGGGTTGCAGGTGGAACACCTGCAGTGGACCATGGCCGGCGCCGCTGTGCCCTTGGCTGCTGGCAATGCCCGGGGAATGATCAAGCGCGGCACCCATCGCATCATGGGGACCCTGGCCGGCATCGGCGTGCTGCTCGCCCTGCAGCTGATGGAACCCAGCGAATTCTTCATCGGCTGCTGCATCATCGGGCTGATCTTCCCCACCGAGGCCTATATGGTGCGCAACTACGGTCTGGCGCTGAGCTTCTTCACGCCGCTGATCCTGCTCATGCTTCAATTGGCCAATCCGCGCATCGGGGCCCAAATGGTGTGGGACTGCGCCATGGGCAACCTGCTGGGCGTGCTGGTCGGGATCCTCATTGCCGGCGCCATCGAGCGAACGCCTCGCTTGCAGTATTCCAGCGGAGACGTGGGGTGA
- a CDS encoding LysR family transcriptional regulator, with protein MMLRQLEYLVALAGEQHFARAAELCAVSQPALSEGIRKLERELGVPLVRRGHAFQGLTVEGDTVLRWARKLLKDHESLKQEVLFHRDGLNGTLRVGTVPAASSTVVTLTDAFAREHPEVSIKIKGSLHSSEIIRQIRNYELDAGLIYTEPDDVAGLRIHRLYVEEHVLITAPGMLGRRTSRSWASAVDLPLCLLDSSLRGRQVLDHALAEHGLKVTPRIECDSVVTLLAHVSTGHWASIVPRQWLPPIGALPGLEITRLDNPEVTSQISLVMEDVSPLSLMSVALSELILEKFPQSKIL; from the coding sequence ATGATGCTTAGGCAGTTGGAATATCTTGTGGCGCTGGCCGGGGAGCAGCACTTCGCGCGCGCCGCCGAGCTGTGCGCCGTCTCGCAACCGGCATTATCCGAGGGGATCCGGAAGTTGGAGCGGGAGCTGGGCGTGCCGCTGGTCCGTCGCGGCCATGCGTTCCAGGGGTTGACCGTCGAGGGCGACACCGTGCTCCGATGGGCGCGAAAGCTCCTCAAGGACCACGAATCGCTGAAGCAGGAGGTCCTTTTCCATCGCGATGGGCTGAACGGCACCCTGCGTGTGGGTACCGTGCCGGCAGCGTCCTCGACGGTGGTGACCCTGACCGATGCCTTTGCCCGGGAACACCCCGAGGTGAGCATCAAGATCAAGGGCAGCCTGCACTCCTCGGAGATCATCCGGCAGATCAGGAACTACGAGTTGGATGCCGGGCTGATCTACACCGAGCCCGATGACGTTGCAGGGCTGCGCATTCATCGGCTGTATGTCGAAGAGCATGTGCTGATCACCGCGCCGGGGATGCTGGGGCGCAGGACCAGCAGGTCGTGGGCCTCTGCGGTGGACTTGCCATTGTGCTTGCTGGACTCGTCGCTGCGTGGGCGCCAGGTTCTGGATCATGCGCTGGCCGAACATGGCTTGAAGGTCACCCCGAGAATCGAATGCGACTCCGTTGTTACGCTCCTGGCCCATGTCTCCACGGGGCATTGGGCCAGCATCGTTCCACGCCAATGGCTGCCGCCCATTGGCGCTCTTCCCGGGCTGGAAATAACCCGCCTGGATAACCCGGAAGTGACCTCGCAGATTTCGTTGGTGATGGAAGATGTCAGTCCGTTAAGTTTGATGTCAGTAGCGTTAAGCGAGCTAATTTTGGAAAAATTCCCTCAGTCTAAAATCCTCTGA
- a CDS encoding CPBP family intramembrane glutamic endopeptidase — protein MQQWPEHPVQYMAVRPRQRVFNAGKFSKGDVFTAIAYVIFFIGGAAGLIALIPGYMSAFPTQDQALFGINLILYVSFFILAMIQCGAQFFESFKTMRYHPWAKWLMLPGGWLLTIMANAVIAGLTGQVVTSENQAALEDMATSVPLPVMLVVTALFGPFVEEYFFRHLLIGKLSRKLNVWLCLLISTVLFAGIHFVGAGVGSWLEVVPYFMLGISMGLAYILSGKSMAYSYLLHVLNNTVALLVVYLLYPLLPAGV, from the coding sequence ATGCAACAATGGCCAGAGCACCCAGTTCAGTACATGGCGGTAAGGCCTCGGCAGCGGGTATTCAATGCCGGAAAGTTCAGCAAAGGCGACGTGTTCACCGCCATTGCCTACGTCATCTTCTTCATCGGGGGCGCCGCTGGCCTGATTGCGTTGATCCCGGGTTACATGTCAGCCTTCCCCACCCAGGACCAGGCGCTGTTCGGCATCAACCTCATCTTGTACGTCAGCTTTTTCATCCTGGCGATGATCCAGTGCGGAGCGCAGTTCTTCGAATCCTTCAAGACCATGCGCTACCACCCGTGGGCCAAATGGCTGATGCTGCCCGGTGGGTGGCTGCTGACCATCATGGCCAATGCAGTGATCGCGGGTTTGACCGGGCAGGTGGTCACCAGCGAGAACCAGGCGGCCCTGGAGGACATGGCCACCTCGGTGCCACTGCCGGTCATGCTGGTGGTGACCGCGCTCTTCGGCCCGTTTGTCGAAGAATACTTCTTCCGCCACCTGCTCATCGGCAAGCTTTCACGCAAACTCAATGTCTGGCTCTGCCTGCTGATTTCCACCGTCCTGTTCGCTGGCATTCACTTCGTCGGGGCCGGCGTGGGCTCATGGCTTGAAGTGGTGCCCTATTTCATGCTCGGCATCTCCATGGGCCTGGCCTACATTCTCAGCGGCAAGTCGATGGCCTACTCCTACCTGCTGCACGTGCTGAATAATACCGTCGCGCTCCTAGTGGTCTACCTGCTCTATCCGCTACTTCCTGCAGGAGTCTAA
- a CDS encoding MFS transporter: MPFAGHEPRTPAYRGMLLALFASGVATFSQLYAVQGLLPVISSYFQITSSQAALAVSSATLGLALAVTPWAIISDRIGRRRVICAALVASVLLGLLSTQSPTFESLVVIRFFEGIALAGVPGSALAFLVDEVSPRAVAVASGTYISGTTLGGLAGRLVASFVGEPAGWRWGIAAVSIMAGLATLFFLFKAPAAQGFAPIRDQNLKAIAAKFGQALRGKMILVYAQGFLLMGGFVAVYNYLAFRLEAPPYLIPSSLAALVFLAYLSGTYTSVASGKVVARIGRRNTLRLSIVCSAAGLALTLAGHLIVIVAGLLVFTAGFFAAHAVASGWVPVLASGARAQASSLYNLLYYVGSSVLGWLIGIPFMHYGWGSVVLSVVALQAVAMVLASFLSKRDPSLGKD; the protein is encoded by the coding sequence GTGCCGTTCGCAGGACATGAACCACGCACCCCTGCCTATAGGGGCATGCTGCTGGCGCTCTTCGCCAGCGGCGTAGCCACCTTCTCGCAGCTCTATGCCGTGCAGGGGTTGCTGCCAGTGATCTCCAGCTACTTCCAGATCACTTCGTCCCAAGCCGCGCTGGCGGTCTCTTCGGCGACCTTGGGGCTGGCCCTTGCGGTGACGCCATGGGCCATTATCTCGGATCGGATTGGCCGGCGCAGGGTCATTTGTGCGGCGCTGGTCGCCTCGGTACTGCTGGGACTGCTCAGCACCCAGTCGCCGACATTCGAGTCGCTCGTCGTCATCCGGTTCTTTGAAGGCATTGCCCTGGCCGGGGTGCCCGGATCTGCCCTGGCATTCCTCGTGGATGAGGTCAGCCCCAGGGCCGTGGCCGTAGCCAGCGGCACCTACATCTCGGGAACCACCTTGGGCGGGCTGGCTGGACGTCTGGTGGCCAGTTTCGTCGGAGAGCCCGCGGGGTGGCGGTGGGGGATCGCCGCGGTGAGCATCATGGCCGGACTGGCCACGCTGTTCTTCTTGTTCAAAGCTCCCGCGGCCCAAGGCTTCGCGCCCATTCGGGACCAGAACCTCAAGGCGATCGCCGCGAAGTTCGGCCAAGCGCTGCGCGGGAAGATGATCCTGGTCTATGCCCAGGGCTTCTTGCTCATGGGCGGTTTCGTCGCGGTCTACAACTATCTGGCGTTCCGGCTGGAAGCGCCTCCCTATCTCATCCCATCATCCCTTGCGGCCCTGGTGTTCTTGGCGTATCTGTCGGGAACCTACACCTCGGTGGCCAGCGGGAAGGTGGTGGCCAGAATTGGGCGCCGCAATACGCTGCGCCTGAGCATCGTGTGCAGCGCCGCGGGGCTGGCCTTGACCCTTGCGGGCCATCTCATCGTCATTGTTGCCGGGCTGCTGGTCTTCACCGCGGGCTTCTTCGCGGCCCATGCGGTGGCCAGCGGCTGGGTTCCGGTGCTCGCCTCAGGCGCGCGAGCGCAGGCCTCGAGCCTCTACAACCTGTTGTACTACGTCGGATCCTCGGTGCTGGGCTGGCTCATCGGCATCCCATTCATGCACTACGGGTGGGGCAGCGTCGTGCTCTCGGTGGTCGCGCTGCAGGCGGTGGCGATGGTCTTGGCCTCGTTCCTTTCCAAGCGCGATCCGTCATTAGGCAAAGACTAG
- the aqpZ gene encoding aquaporin Z has product MSDTSVPTAGAKLSAEFLGTFVLVFGGCGSAIFAAKVIADHTINMGIGFVGVSLAFGLTVLVMAFAVGHISGGHFNPAVTLGTAFAGRTPWKDVGPYIVTQVVAASAAGAVLLWIASGKEGFNAVESGFASNGYGDRSPDGYSLAAALVAEIVLTAIFLYVILGSTDERAPKGFAPIAIGLSLTLIHLVSIPITNTSVNPARSLGVAWFAGAEALGQVWLFILAPVIGAAIAGLTYKLLFPAFADKAREGFDRN; this is encoded by the coding sequence ATGTCAGATACATCCGTGCCTACTGCGGGCGCAAAACTTTCGGCAGAATTCTTGGGCACTTTCGTGCTGGTCTTCGGTGGCTGTGGTTCGGCCATCTTCGCGGCAAAAGTCATCGCGGATCACACCATCAACATGGGCATCGGATTTGTCGGTGTATCCCTGGCCTTCGGCTTGACCGTTCTGGTCATGGCCTTCGCCGTTGGCCATATTTCCGGTGGGCACTTCAACCCGGCGGTGACCTTGGGGACCGCATTTGCCGGACGCACCCCCTGGAAGGACGTCGGGCCATACATCGTCACCCAGGTGGTGGCCGCCTCCGCCGCTGGTGCTGTGCTGCTGTGGATTGCCTCGGGCAAGGAAGGCTTCAATGCCGTTGAATCGGGATTCGCCTCCAACGGCTATGGCGACCGCTCCCCGGATGGCTATTCGCTCGCCGCCGCACTGGTTGCCGAAATCGTCCTCACGGCGATCTTCCTCTACGTGATCCTGGGATCCACCGATGAACGTGCGCCCAAGGGTTTTGCGCCGATTGCCATCGGCCTGTCGCTGACCCTGATCCACCTGGTCTCGATCCCGATCACCAATACGTCGGTGAACCCGGCTCGTTCGCTGGGTGTCGCCTGGTTCGCCGGTGCCGAAGCCTTGGGTCAGGTATGGCTATTCATCCTCGCTCCGGTCATCGGCGCGGCCATTGCCGGACTCACCTACAAGTTGCTCTTCCCGGCCTTTGCCGACAAGGCGCGGGAAGGTTTCGACCGCAACTAG
- a CDS encoding ABC transporter ATP-binding protein, with protein MAKKQKNAQPEQLDSELAAIDEFEVAAGADDWSGGAPARKAEHFWPSAKRLVGLMSPYKWGMVLVFALITVYVVLSVVAPRVLGKAMDVIFAGLIGKNIPAGTPADVVIQQLRDSGQGTQADMLSKVNFVPGQGIDFTQLSQFILIVLSMYFVASLFSWASGWLLNRLVMRVVYNLRKDVEDKLNRLPLNYFDTRQRGDVLSRVTNDVDNIQNALQQALSQLVQSIMTVIGIVIMMFVVSWQMALIALVALPLSGVAAGVIGSKAQKLFTAQWKNTGALNGQIEESFSGHELMKVFGREEDMVDRFTSRNEELYKASFGAQFVSGMIMPVMNFVSYLSYVGIAVVGGLRVASGAMSLGDATAFIQYSREFTQPLGQIAGVANMLQSGVASAERTFELLDAEEQDPEDAQATLPERTDGHVSFQNVSFSYTAEKPLIEDLSFDADPGHTVAIVGPTGAGKTTLVNLVMRFYELNSGKIMVDNHDITQLSRADLRSKVGMVLQDAWLFGGTIMENIRYGRLDATDEEVIQAAKATFVDRFVRALPDGYDTIIDEEGTNVSAGEKQLITIARAFVANPSLLILDEATSSVGTRTELLVQQAMAALRSDRTSFVIAHRLSTIRDADTILVMEAGKIVEQGNHEHLLKTQGAYYRLYQSQFAGPAEDVDANPDTAAVASVTAGVPIVADLAPNAQEDTE; from the coding sequence CTTGATAGCGAGCTGGCTGCCATTGATGAATTTGAAGTAGCCGCTGGTGCCGATGACTGGAGCGGTGGTGCTCCAGCGCGCAAGGCTGAGCACTTCTGGCCATCGGCCAAACGCCTCGTTGGCCTGATGTCGCCCTACAAGTGGGGCATGGTTCTGGTCTTCGCGCTGATCACCGTGTACGTAGTGCTATCGGTGGTTGCTCCCCGGGTTCTGGGCAAGGCCATGGACGTGATCTTCGCCGGCCTGATCGGCAAGAACATTCCTGCTGGCACGCCGGCCGATGTTGTCATCCAGCAGCTGCGGGATTCTGGCCAGGGCACCCAGGCGGACATGCTCTCCAAGGTGAATTTTGTCCCCGGGCAGGGGATCGACTTCACCCAGCTCTCGCAGTTCATCCTGATTGTGCTCTCGATGTATTTCGTGGCCTCGCTCTTCTCCTGGGCCTCCGGATGGCTGCTCAATAGGCTGGTCATGCGCGTGGTCTACAACCTGCGCAAGGATGTCGAGGACAAGCTCAACCGCCTGCCGTTGAATTATTTCGATACCCGCCAGCGTGGGGATGTGCTCTCCCGTGTGACCAATGACGTGGACAATATCCAGAATGCCCTGCAGCAGGCACTGAGCCAGCTGGTGCAGTCCATCATGACGGTCATCGGCATCGTCATCATGATGTTCGTCGTCTCCTGGCAGATGGCGCTGATCGCATTGGTGGCGCTGCCGCTGTCCGGCGTTGCCGCCGGGGTGATCGGTTCCAAGGCGCAGAAGCTATTCACCGCGCAGTGGAAGAACACCGGTGCCCTCAACGGGCAGATCGAGGAGTCCTTCTCTGGCCACGAGTTGATGAAGGTCTTCGGCCGCGAAGAAGACATGGTGGATCGCTTCACCTCCCGCAACGAAGAGCTGTACAAGGCCAGCTTCGGTGCGCAGTTCGTTTCGGGCATGATCATGCCGGTGATGAACTTCGTTTCCTACCTCTCCTACGTCGGCATCGCCGTGGTGGGCGGCCTGCGCGTGGCTTCGGGCGCGATGAGCCTTGGCGATGCCACCGCTTTCATCCAGTACTCGCGCGAGTTCACCCAGCCGCTGGGCCAGATCGCCGGCGTGGCGAATATGCTGCAGTCCGGTGTGGCCTCGGCCGAGCGGACCTTCGAGCTGCTGGACGCCGAGGAGCAGGACCCTGAGGATGCCCAGGCCACCTTGCCCGAGCGCACGGATGGGCATGTCTCCTTCCAGAATGTCTCCTTCTCCTACACCGCGGAGAAGCCGCTGATCGAGGACCTGTCCTTTGACGCGGATCCGGGCCATACCGTCGCCATTGTCGGACCGACCGGGGCCGGCAAGACCACCCTGGTGAATTTGGTGATGCGCTTCTACGAGCTGAACTCCGGGAAGATCATGGTGGACAACCATGACATAACCCAGCTCTCGCGTGCTGATCTGCGGTCCAAGGTGGGCATGGTGCTCCAGGATGCGTGGCTCTTTGGCGGCACCATCATGGAGAACATCCGCTACGGACGGCTGGATGCGACCGATGAGGAAGTCATCCAGGCCGCCAAGGCGACCTTCGTGGACCGCTTCGTGCGTGCTTTGCCCGATGGCTATGACACGATCATCGATGAGGAAGGCACCAACGTGTCGGCCGGCGAGAAGCAGCTGATCACGATCGCCCGCGCATTCGTGGCCAACCCCTCGCTGCTGATCCTCGATGAGGCCACCAGCTCGGTGGGCACCCGCACCGAATTGCTGGTGCAGCAGGCAATGGCTGCCCTGCGCAGCGATCGCACGAGCTTCGTGATTGCCCACCGGCTCTCCACGATCCGCGATGCCGACACCATTCTGGTGATGGAAGCGGGCAAGATCGTAGAGCAGGGCAACCATGAGCATCTGCTGAAGACCCAGGGCGCGTACTACCGCTTGTACCAGTCGCAATTTGCCGGGCCGGCCGAGGACGTCGATGCGAATCCGGACACCGCAGCCGTGGCCTCAGTGACGGCCGGCGTGCCGATCGTCGCTGACCTGGCTCCGAACGCGCAGGAGGACACTGAATAG